TGGAGCTCCTGCAAAAGCACTTCTAGGCCAGTTTGCGTGTAATTCGATCTGTCGCTTTCTAGGAAGGTCTTTCATTTTGACATGATAGAGATTATTTACTTTTTCAACACTAGAGTCCCTTAGGAGTTGGCCTGCATGAAAATAGAGGTTCTCTGCTGGAGTATCAGAGCTGACCTTAAACTCAATCTCTTTGATGTCTCCAGTACTATCGGTCAAGGGTTGCCAATTTAGCTCTGCGATATCCTTATATAAGAAGAGAAGGTTTGTTAGTTTCCAGGTAACCGTTACCCGAACAGTATCTCCGGCATATCCAGCATTGTAAATTTTTACCTTGTAGCCGTCCTCTTCCTCCATAGTATAGAAGGAAGCATTTTGAACAATTCTTCCATTTTTAGAGACCTGAACGGTCGGATCGGGATCAATGTCAAATCCTTCTGGCATTTTCCCAACTTTCCCGAGTCCAACTAACTGACCATTATAATCATCTCCAAAGCGGTAGGTAATTGTTTCCTTAAAAATTGCAGTATTATCTGCATGAATATTCAAATCACCCTGATAGGATAAGATATCAAAGTCTACTGCAAAAACCAGGCTCGGTATAAATAATAAATAAGTAAATACCAAAGCCAACAGCCATCTTTTTTTCATAATCGGTTCCCTTTCAATCTTTTTACCATTATATCATTTTTTATAAATAAAGGCTTACTTGTATTGAAAATCTCACTATTTTTAGATACAATAGAGAGAGTCATTTTTAGACTAGAAATAGGAGAAAACATGAAAAAATTATGCTTATCTATCCTTGCTAGCCTAGCCCTTACCTTAGGACTAGTTAGCCAAGTCCAAGCCGACGAATATTTACGCATCGGGATGGAGGCAGCTTACGCTCCCTTCAACTGGACCCAAGACGACGATAGTAACGGCGCCGTCAAAATCGACGGTACCAACCAATATGCCAACGGCTACGATGTTCAAATCGCTAAAAAGATTGCCAAAGACTTAGGCAAGGAACCTTTGGTCGTGAAAACCAAATGGGAAGGACTTGTTCCAGCCCTTACTTCTGGCAAAATTGATATGATCATTGCCGGTATGAGCCCAACCGCTGAACGCAAACAAGAAATTGCTTTTTCAAGCAGTTACTATACTAGCGAACCGGTTCTATTGGTAAAAAAGGACTCTGCCTATGCGAATGCTAAATCTTTGGAAGACTTTAGCGGAGCAAAAATCACGTCTCAACAAGGTGTTTACCTTTATGACCTGATTTCCCAAATTCCAGGTGCCAAAAAAGAAACTGCTATGGGTGACTTCGCTCAGATGCGTCAAGCTCTGGAGGCTGGTGTTATTGATGCCTATGTTTCTGAACGACCTGAAGCAATGACCGCTGAGTCTGCTAACGCTAAGTTCAAAATGATCCAACCTCAACCAGGTTTCAAAACTGGCGAAGAAGATACAGCTATTGCCATTGGACTTCGTAAAGATGACAGCCGTATCAGCCAAATCAATGCGAGCATCGAAACCATCTCTAAGGATGAACAAGTAGCCCTCATGGATCGTATGATCAAAGAGCAACCTGTGGAGTCTACAACAACAGAGGAAGAAAGTAGTTTCTTTAGCCAAGTCGCTAAGATCCTTTCTGAAAACTGGCAACAACTCCTGCGCGGCGCTGGTATCACACTCTTAATCTCCATTATCGGAACCATCACAGGTCTCCTTATCGGACTTGCGATTGGGGTCTTCCGTACCGCTCCACTATCTGAGAACAAGGCAATGTACGCCCTACAGAAACTAGTCGGTTGGATTCTCAATGTCTATATCGAGATCTTCCGTGGTACACCAATGATTGTTCAATCCATGGTTATCTACTATGGAACTGCCCAAGCTTTCGGTATCAATCTTGACCGCACACTAGCCGCTATCTTCATCGTCTCAATCAACACGGGTGCCTACATGACAGAGATCGTTCGTGGTGGTATTCTAGCAGTTGACAAAGGACAGTTTGAAGCTGCAACTGCTCTTGGTATGACCCACAATCAAACCATGCGTAAGATTGTCCTACCTCAGGTTGTCCGTAATATTCTACCTGCTACTGGTAATGAGTTTGTCATCAATATCAAAGATACCTCTGTATTGAACGTTATTTCAGTTGTTGAGCTTTATTTCTCAGGAAATACTGTAGCAACACAAACCTATCAATACTTCCAGACCTTTACCATCATCGCCGTGATTTACTTTGTCCTCACCTTCACTGTGACCCGTATCCTACGCTTCATCGAACGTCGTATGGACATGGATACTTACACTACAGGTGCTAATCAAATGCAAACGGAGGATTTGAAAAAATGACACAACCAATTCTTGAAATCAAACACCTCAAAAAATCATATGGACAAAACGAAGTGCTAAAAGACATTTCTCTCGCCGTCCATAAAGGAGAGGTTATTTCCATCATCGGGAGCTCAGGAAGCGGAAAATCAACCTTCCTTCGTTCGATTAATTTACTAGAAACACCTACAGAGGGAGAGATTCTCTATCGAGGAGAAAATGTCTTAGAAAAAGGCTATAACCTCACCCATTATCGTGAAAAGCTCGGTATGGTTTTCCAATCTTTCAATCTCTTTGAAAATCTGAATGTCCTTGAAAATACGATCGTTGCCCAAACGACTGTACTCAAACGCGACCACTCTGAAGCTGAAAAAATTGCCAAAGAGAATCTCGAAAAAGTCGGCATGGGAGAACGCTACTGGCAAGCCAAGCCGAAGCAACTCTCCGGAGGCCAAAAACAACGCGTGGCTATCGCCCGCGCACTCTCCATGAATCCTGATGCCATTCTCTTCGACGAACCAACATCTGCCCTTGACCCTGAAATGGTCGGAGAAGTCCTCAAAATTATGCAGGATTTGGCTCAAGAAGGCTTGACCATGATCGTCGTAACCCACGAAATGGAATTCGCTCGCGATGTCTCTCACCGTGTCATCTTTATGGATAAGGGCGTCATTGCTGAAGAAGGTAAACCAGAAGAACTCTTCACGAACCCTAAAGAAGAACGGACAAAAGAATTTCTTCAACGCTATCTCAGCTAATAAACAAAGACTGCATAAAGAATGCAGTCTTTTTAATTTGTAATTGTAAAGAAAAGGCAGACTCGACTCAGGAATCTGCCTGTGACCACAGTTTAATCTTCAAATTTTTCATGATTTTTTTCATAGAAATCGATTAAACCAAGAGCTGTTTCAAATGAAATATTTTTAACTTTTGCGCGTCCTTGTGCTAGAGCAATGATAGACATTTCACGCGCATTCGTTTCTTTAGAGATACGGTAGCCTGTGATTTTCTTATCACGAACCCAGCCAACAACTGCTTCTACTTTTTCAAAGTTCGACTTAGCCATGTTCTTCTCCTAAATTATTCTTTACAATACTTAATTGTATACGTTTTTATTTCATTTGTCAATAAAAAAACATATATACGTCGTAACTATATTATTCTGCATATTTTTATTTGGCTTTTAAAGCCGATAATATATGAGTTCTTATGTCCTCAACTCCATTAGGATTTGCTGGTAGGAAGATTGTATTATTACCCTCTTTATCTGCAAAATTATTCAACGTATCTAAATACTGGTTCGTTAATAGGATAGACATGATTTGTTCTTCAGTTAGTTCAACATTGGCTCCCTTTAACTCTTGGATAGAATCAGCTAGTCCGTCAACAATTGCTTTACGCTGCTCTGCAATCCCTACACCATGTAGGCGATCTTTTTCTGCTTCAGCTTCTGCTGCGGTCACGATTTTAATCTTATCTGCTTCAGCAAGTTCTTGCGCCGCAACTCTCTTACGTTGAGCCGCGTTAATTTCATTCATTGATTGTTTTACTTCAGCATCAGGTTCAACCTTAGTAATCAGCGTTTTGACAATGATATACCCATACGTAGACATTTCTTCCGCCACTTGTTTTTGAACTTCTAAGGCGATTTCATCCTTCTTCTCAAACAACTCATCTAGGGTTAACTTTGGTACAGATGAACGCAAAGCATCTTCAATATAGGATTTAATTTGGGCTTCTGGACGCATCAATTTATAATAGGCATCTGTGACATTGTTTTCATTTACTCGATACTGAGTTGCCACATTCATCGTTACAAATACATTATCTTGCGTCTTTGTCTCTACAACAATCTCACTTTGCAACAAGCGTAGTTGAACTCTTGCCGCAATCCTATCAATCCCAAAAGGAGCTCGTAAATGAATACCGCTATTGCTCAACTTTTGGTATTTACCAAAGCGTTCTATGATAGCGACAGATTGTTGTCGAACCACATACACAGAACTAACCATGATCACTGATGCAATCACCACTAAAAACAATAAAACAAGTAAAATTTGTAAAAACATGGGAATCTCCCCCTTTCGTCACCCTCATTATAGCACCATCATTACCATTACGCAAATAATATGATAATAATTTTATTTTAGCTTAAACTAACATATTATACAACGTTTCGTTCCCATTCAAATTAATATAAGATGGGTCAAACTTTTCCATTCGATGAATCAATCCAGCATAATCATGCTTATTGGCAAGGGCTACCCCAATCAAGACAGGGCCTGTCCCCTTGCTTGCTCGTTTGATATATTCAAAACGAGTGATGTCATCATTTGGCCCCAAAATGTCATTTACAAACTCTCGTAGAGCTCCAGGACGTTGTGGGAAATTCACTACAAAGTAATGCTTGATTCCATCGTAAATCAAGGCACGTTCTTCCATCTCTGGCATGCGGTTGATATCGTTATTTCCTCCAGAAATGATACAACAAATCGTCTTGCCTTTGATATAGTCTGATAGAACTTCCAAGGCTGCAACGCTGGCAGCTCCGGCTGGTTCTGCTACAATTCCTTGTTTGGAATAAAGATCAATCAAGGTTTCGGAAATCAATCCCTCGTCCACCCCAATCAGCGTTTCAACATTTTTTCGGGTCGCTTCATAGGTTAATTGTCCAACCTTTTGTACGGCTATCCCATCAGCAAACTTATCAATTTCTTTGAGTTTAACTGGTCCCCCAGCTTCAAAGGCAGCTTTCATAGAGCGAGCACCATTAGCTTCTACCCCGATCACTTCAATAGTCGGGTTGGTTTCCTTAATATATGTAGAAACACCGGCAATCAATCCGCCACCACCTACTGGTACAAGTACTGTATCAAAATCGATAGACTCTTTACGGGCTTCTTCAAGAATCTCATAAGCTACAGTCCCTTGACCAGCCTGAACATGCGCATCATCAAAAGGATCGATGAAGGTGCGGTTTTCCGACAGTGTAAACTCTTGTGCTGCCTTAGCAGAAGCATCAAAGGTATCCCCAACCAACTTGATTGTCACGAACTCTCCACCGAAAAAGCGAACCTGCCCAATCTTTTGTTGCGGTGTTGTAATAGGCATAAAAATTGTTGCAGGAATCTTCATCTCATTACAAGTATAGGCGACACCTTGGGCATGATTTCCCGCAGAAGCACAGACTACACCACGCTCGCGTTCTTCTTTTGATAGCTGAGAAATGGCATAATAGGCTCCACGAATTTTAAAAGAGCGAACTCGTTGCGCATTCTCCTTTTTGAGATAAATCTTTGCTTGGTACTTTTCTGATAAATAATGATCATATTCTAGTGGTGTATCAACTACTACACCACTCAAAACTTTGTGGGCTTTCACCACATCTTTTGCACTTAGCATTGTCTCCTCCTCAAATACTGTTCAAGATAAAAAACGAGTTAGGTACCCCCAACTCGCCTTCTGTCTCTCTTTACAAGAATTAATTGTAGATTTTGAATGCGTCGTCGTCGTTTTTACCAACGAAAGGCATTGCTTTACGCAATTCTGCACCAACTTTTTCAATTTCAAGGTTAGCTGCTTGTTCACGGTAAGCAGTTAATTTTGGACGACCAGCCTTGTAGTCATTTACAAAGTCATTTGCAAATTTACCATTTTGGATATCTGCCAAAACAGCTTTCATGTTTTCTTTAACTTGCTCAGTAATCACACGTGGACCTGATACATAGTCACCGTATTCAGCAGTGTTTGAAATAGATTGACGCATTTTCTTGAATCCACCTTCATAGATCAAGTCAACGATCAATTTCATTTCATGAAGAACTTCAAAGTAAGCCAATTCTGGGGCATAGCCTGCTTCTGTCAAGACTTCAAAACCTGCTTCGATAAGGGCAGTCAAACCACCACAAAGTACAGCTTGTTCACCAAACAAATCTTCTTCAGTTTCTTCTTTGTAAGTTGTTTCAAGCAAACCAACACGAGCTGCACCAACACCTTTACACCAGTCCATAGCAATGTTTTTAGCATTTCCTGTTGCATCTTGGTAAACTGCATAAAGAGCCGGAACACCAAATCCTTCTTCGTAAGTACGACGTACCAAATGTCCTGGTCCTTTAGGAGCACACATGAAGACATCTACATCTGCAGGAACTTTGATAAATTCAAAGTGGATATTGAAACCATGAGCAAATCCAACTGCATTTCCAGCTTCCAAGTTTGGAGCGATTTCTGCTTCGTACAATTCTTGTTGGATTTCGTCTGGTGCCAAGATCATGATAACGTCAGCCAATTTAGTTGCTTCTGCTACTGTGTAAGTGTCAAAACCGTCTTCTTTTGCTTTGTCAAAAGATTTACCTGGACGCACACCGATGATGACATCACGACCTGAGTCACGCAAGTTTTGCGCATGCGCATGTCCTTGTGAACCATAACCGATTACGGCGATTTTTT
This genomic stretch from Streptococcus sp. 1643 harbors:
- a CDS encoding ABC transporter substrate-binding protein/permease encodes the protein MKKLCLSILASLALTLGLVSQVQADEYLRIGMEAAYAPFNWTQDDDSNGAVKIDGTNQYANGYDVQIAKKIAKDLGKEPLVVKTKWEGLVPALTSGKIDMIIAGMSPTAERKQEIAFSSSYYTSEPVLLVKKDSAYANAKSLEDFSGAKITSQQGVYLYDLISQIPGAKKETAMGDFAQMRQALEAGVIDAYVSERPEAMTAESANAKFKMIQPQPGFKTGEEDTAIAIGLRKDDSRISQINASIETISKDEQVALMDRMIKEQPVESTTTEEESSFFSQVAKILSENWQQLLRGAGITLLISIIGTITGLLIGLAIGVFRTAPLSENKAMYALQKLVGWILNVYIEIFRGTPMIVQSMVIYYGTAQAFGINLDRTLAAIFIVSINTGAYMTEIVRGGILAVDKGQFEAATALGMTHNQTMRKIVLPQVVRNILPATGNEFVINIKDTSVLNVISVVELYFSGNTVATQTYQYFQTFTIIAVIYFVLTFTVTRILRFIERRMDMDTYTTGANQMQTEDLKK
- a CDS encoding amino acid ABC transporter ATP-binding protein — translated: MTQPILEIKHLKKSYGQNEVLKDISLAVHKGEVISIIGSSGSGKSTFLRSINLLETPTEGEILYRGENVLEKGYNLTHYREKLGMVFQSFNLFENLNVLENTIVAQTTVLKRDHSEAEKIAKENLEKVGMGERYWQAKPKQLSGGQKQRVAIARALSMNPDAILFDEPTSALDPEMVGEVLKIMQDLAQEGLTMIVVTHEMEFARDVSHRVIFMDKGVIAEEGKPEELFTNPKEERTKEFLQRYLS
- a CDS encoding SPFH domain-containing protein — encoded protein: MFLQILLVLLFLVVIASVIMVSSVYVVRQQSVAIIERFGKYQKLSNSGIHLRAPFGIDRIAARVQLRLLQSEIVVETKTQDNVFVTMNVATQYRVNENNVTDAYYKLMRPEAQIKSYIEDALRSSVPKLTLDELFEKKDEIALEVQKQVAEEMSTYGYIIVKTLITKVEPDAEVKQSMNEINAAQRKRVAAQELAEADKIKIVTAAEAEAEKDRLHGVGIAEQRKAIVDGLADSIQELKGANVELTEEQIMSILLTNQYLDTLNNFADKEGNNTIFLPANPNGVEDIRTHILSALKAK
- the ilvA gene encoding threonine ammonia-lyase IlvA translates to MLSAKDVVKAHKVLSGVVVDTPLEYDHYLSEKYQAKIYLKKENAQRVRSFKIRGAYYAISQLSKEERERGVVCASAGNHAQGVAYTCNEMKIPATIFMPITTPQQKIGQVRFFGGEFVTIKLVGDTFDASAKAAQEFTLSENRTFIDPFDDAHVQAGQGTVAYEILEEARKESIDFDTVLVPVGGGGLIAGVSTYIKETNPTIEVIGVEANGARSMKAAFEAGGPVKLKEIDKFADGIAVQKVGQLTYEATRKNVETLIGVDEGLISETLIDLYSKQGIVAEPAGAASVAALEVLSDYIKGKTICCIISGGNNDINRMPEMEERALIYDGIKHYFVVNFPQRPGALREFVNDILGPNDDITRFEYIKRASKGTGPVLIGVALANKHDYAGLIHRMEKFDPSYINLNGNETLYNMLV
- the ilvC gene encoding ketol-acid reductoisomerase; translated protein: MAVQMEYEKDVKVAALDGKKIAVIGYGSQGHAHAQNLRDSGRDVIIGVRPGKSFDKAKEDGFDTYTVAEATKLADVIMILAPDEIQQELYEAEIAPNLEAGNAVGFAHGFNIHFEFIKVPADVDVFMCAPKGPGHLVRRTYEEGFGVPALYAVYQDATGNAKNIAMDWCKGVGAARVGLLETTYKEETEEDLFGEQAVLCGGLTALIEAGFEVLTEAGYAPELAYFEVLHEMKLIVDLIYEGGFKKMRQSISNTAEYGDYVSGPRVITEQVKENMKAVLADIQNGKFANDFVNDYKAGRPKLTAYREQAANLEIEKVGAELRKAMPFVGKNDDDAFKIYN